In Pseudomonas grandcourensis, the DNA window CGTCGCGACCCTAACGGCAGCGGCAGAGGAACGATTAAGAAGTTTCGCCAAACGAAACAATCCTTTTCCTACAGGAGTGCTTCCAAAGCGTATTTATTCGGTAAGGAAAGCCTGAGGAACACACAAACAAAAACGCCCCGACCAAGGCCGGGGCGTTTCATGTGCAGCTAAAGGCTTAGCGCGGGAATGCTGGCGGGTTTACACCGGCCATGTCTTCCATCACGCGAACCACCTGGCAGCTGTAACCGAACTCGTTGTCGTACCAGACGTACAGAACAACGCGGTTATCCTGGGTGATGGTCGCTTCCGCGTCCACTACGCCTGCGTGGCGCGAGCCAACGAAGTCGGTGGAAACCACTTCCTGGGAGCTGACGTAGTCGATCTGCTTGTGCAGATCCGAGTGCATGGCCATCTGGCGCAGGTACTCGTTGATCTCTTCGCGAGTGGTGGCCTTTTCCAGGTTCAGGTTCAGGATGGCCATCGACACGTTCGGCGTAGGAACGCGAATCGCGTTGCCGGTCAGCTTGCCCTTGAGCACTGGCAGCGCCTTGGCGGCTGCGGTGGCGGCACCGGTCTCGGTGATAACCATGTTCAGCGGCGCGGCGCGGCCACGACGGCTGCCCTTGTGGAAGTTGTCGATCAGGTTCTGGTCGTTGGTGAACGAGTGAACGGTTTCGACGTGGCCGTTGATGATGCCGTACTTGTCGTTGACTGCCTTGAGCACCGGCACGATGGCGTTGGTGGTGCAGGAAGCCGCCGAGATGATCTTGTCGTCAGGGGTGATTTCGCCATGGTTGATGCCGTGCACGATGTTCTTCAGCGCGCCCTTGCCAGGTGCGGTGAGGATCACGCGGGCAGCGCCCGGGCAGGTCAGGTGCTGGCCCAGGCCGTCAGCGTCACGCCATACACCGGTGTTGTCGACGATCAGAGCGTTTTCGATGCCGTACTGGGTGTAGTCGACTTCGGCCGGGCTCTTGGCGTAGATAACCTGGATCAGGTTGCCGTTGGCGGTGATGGTGTTGTTGGCTTCATCGATGGTGATGGTGCCATCGAACGGACCATGGACCGAGTCGCGGCGCAGCAGGCTGGCACGCTTGACCAGGTCGTTCTCGGCGCCCTTGCGGACAACGATGGCGCGCAGGCGCAGGCCGTCGCCACCACCGGTTTTCTCGATCAGGATGCGCGCCAGCAGACGGCCGATACGACCGAAGCCGTACAGGACAACGTCGGTGCCTTTGCGGGCCGATGCGTTTTGCTGGCCAACCACGTCAGCCAGTTCTTCACGGACGAACTGCTCGGCAGTACGGCCATTGCCTTCGGCCTTGAATTTGGCCGCCAGCTTGCCCAGGTCCACCGAAGCGGCGCCGAGCTTGAGTTCGCTCATCGCCTTGATCAGCGGGAATGTTTCGTGGACGGACAGCTCGCTTTCGTCGGACTGACGGTGACGAGCAAAGCGGTGAGCTTTGAGAATCGCAATGACTGAACGATTGATCAGGCTGCGGCCATAGATCGAGCTCACCACGTTGTTATTGCGGTAGAGCTGACCGATAAGCGGAATCATCGCTTCTGCGAGTGCTTCACGGTCGATCCATTCACCAAGACACTGGTCGGGCTTCTGAGTCACGGGAACCTTCCACATGTAGGGGCAGAAAAAAGGGGCTACATTATGCCGCCGAGTGACAGCGGTAGCAATGCGCGCCCGTCGTGCTTTACGTAACAATTCGTCGTTCAAAAAAATTACGCCTCGCGCAAGCCCAATAAAACCGGGGCTTGCAGCGCAGTCAATTTTTTGGAGGTTACGCCTCCTTATCCGTAACCCTCCGTAACACTCGTTGTTTTTGCCACTACATATTCAGTAATTCCCGGCAAAAAAGCGTCGAATTTTGTCTTTACCACTACATTTCACCAAACCCGTGCTTTAGACGCAGTCAGCAACTGACAGGCGGCATCGTTGACCGCTACAATTGCCGACTTTGTCGCAACGCTTGGAGCTCAACCTTCCGTGCCCGTTCTGCGTCTACCGCTTCTCCCTGCCGCGGCAGGTAAACAGCACTGGGGCAACCTGCCCGGTGCCGCCCTGAGCCTGGCCATCGCCGAGGCCGCCAGCGCTGCCAAGCGCTTTACCCTGCTGCTGACCGCCGACAGCCAAAGTGCCGAACGGCTGGAACAGGAGCTGGCTTTCTTCGCCCCGGATTTACCCGTATTGCACTTTCCCGACTGGGAAACCCTGCCCTACGACCTGTTCTCGCCGCACCAGGACATCATTTCCCAGCGCATCGCCAGCCTGTACCGGCTGCCGGAACTGAGCCATGGCGTACTGGTGGTGCCGATCACGACCGCCCTGCATCGCCTCGCGCCGACCAAGTTCCTGCTCGGCAGCAGCCTGGTGCTGGATATCGGCCAGAAGCTTGACGTCGAGCAAATGCGCACCCGCCTTGAAGCCACGGGCTATCGCTACGTCGATACGGTGTATGAGCACGGCGAGTTCACCGTTCGCGGCTCGCTGATCGATCTGTTCCCGATGGGAAGCAAGCTGCCGTATCGCATCGATCTGTTCGACGACGAAATCGAAACCCTGCGCACCTTCGACCCGGAGAACCAGCGTTCGATCGACAAGGTTGATTCGGTCAAGCTGTTGCCGGCCAAGGAATTCCCGCTGCAAAAAGAAGCAGTCACTCGCTTCAAGGCGCGCTTCCGCGAGCGCTTCGATGTCGATTTCCGCCGTTGCCCGATCTTCCAGGACTTGAGCAGCGGGATTACCCCGGCCGGTATCGAGTACTACCTGCCGCTGTTCTTCGAAGAAACCTCGACGCTGTTCGATTACCTGCCCCAGGACACCCAAGTGTTCTCGCTGCCCGGCATCGAACAGGCCGCGGAAAACTTCTGGAACGACGTGCGCAATCGCTATGAAGAACGCCGCGTCGACCCGTCCCGCCCTTTATTACCGCCTGCAGAGCTGTTCCTGCCGGTAGAAGACTGCTTCGCACGCTTGAAGAACTGGCCGCGCGTGGTGGCCAGTCAACAGGACGTGGAAAGCGGTGGCGGTCGCGAGCGCTTCCCCGCTCGGGAGCTGCCGAACCTGGCCATCGAAGCCAAGGCCACTCAGCCAATGGCGGCACTGGCCGAGTTCCTCGACCAGTTCCCCGGTCGCGTGCTGTTCACCGCCGAATCGGCAGGCCGCCGCGAAGTGTTGCTGGAGCTGCTGGAACGTTTGAAGCTGCGACCGAAAACCGTCGACAGCTGGCCGGACTTTGTCGCCGGCAAGGAACGCCTGGCGATCACCATCGCACCGCTCGACGAAGGCTTGCTGCTCGACGACCCGGCCCTGGCCCTCGTCGCCGAAAGCCCGTTGTTCGGCCAGCGCGTGATGCAGCGCCGTCGCCGCGAAAAGCGCGCCGATGCCAACAACGATGCCGTCATCAAGAACCTCACCGAGCTGCGCGAAGGCGCGCCGGTGGTGCACATCGACCACGGCGTCGGCCGCTACCTGGGCCTGGCGACCCTGGAAATTGACAACCAGGCCGCCGAATTCCTTGCCCTGGAATACGCCGAAGGCGCCAAGCTTTATGTGCCGGTGGCCAACTTGCACCTGATCGCCCGCTACACCGGCAGCGACGATGCCCTGGCCCCGCTGCACCGCCTCGGCTCCGAGACCTGGCAGAAGGCCAAGCGCAAAGCCGCCGAACAGGTGCGCGACGTCGCCGCCGAGTTGCTCGACATCTATGCCCGCCGCGCAGCCCGCGAAGGCTACGCTTTCGCCGATCCGAAGGCCGACTACGCCACCTTCAGCGCCGGTTTCCCGTTCGAAGAAACCCCGGACCAGCAAACCACCATCGAAGCGGTGCGCGAAGACATGCTTGCGCCCAAGCCGATGGATCGCCTGGTGTGCGGCGACGTTGGCTTCGGCAAGACCGAAGTGGCGATGCGCGCCGCGTTCATCGCCGTGCACGGCGGTCGCCAGGTGGCGATCCTGGTGCCGACCACCCTGCTCGCCCAGCAGCACTACAACAGCTTCCGCGACCGCTTCGCCGACTGGCCGGTGACCGTGGAAGTGATGAGCCGCTTCAAGTCGGCCAAGGAAGTGAATGCGGCGGTCGCAGACCTGGCTGAAGGCAAGATCGACATCGTCATCGGCACGCACAAGCTGCTGCAGGACGACGTGAAGATCAAAAACCTTGGCCTGGTGATCATCGACGAAGAACACCGTTTCGGCGTGCGCCAGAAAGAACAGCTCAAGGCGCTACGCAGCGAAGTCGACATCCTGACCCTGACCGCCACGCCGATTCCGCGCACGCTGAACATGGCGGTGTCGGGCATGCGCGACCTGTCGATCATCGCCACGCCGCCGGCCCGTCGCCTGTCGGTACGCACCTTCGTCATGGAACAGAACAAGAGCACGGTCAAAGAGGCCCTGCTGCGTGAGCTGCTGCGTGGTGGCCAGGTCTACTACCTGCACAACGACGTGAAGACCATCGAGAAATGCGCCGCCGACCTCGCCGAACTGGTGCCGGAAGCACGGATCGGCATCGGTCATGGCCAGATGCGTGAACGCGATCTCGAACAGGTGATGAGCGACTTCTATCACAAGCGCTTCAACGTGCTGATCGCCTCGACCATCATCGAGACCGGCATCGACGTGCCGAGCGCCAACACCATCATCATCGAGCGTGCCGACAAGTTCGGCCTGGCACAGTTGCACCAGTTGCGCGGCCGGGTCGGACGCAGTCACCACCAGGCGTACGCCTACCTGTTGACGCCGCCGCGCCAGCAAATCACCCCGGACGCGGAAAAGCGCCTGGAAGCGATTGCCAATACCCAGGACCTCGGCGCGGGCTTCGTGCTCGCCACCAACGACCTGGAAATCCGTGGCGCCGGCGAACTGCTCGGCGACGGCCAGAGCGGGCAGATCCAGGCCGTCGGCTTTACGCTGTACATGGAAATGCTCGAGCGCGCGGTGAAGTCGATCCGCAAGGGCGAGCAACCGAACCTCGATCAACCGCTTGGCGGCGGTCCGGAAGTCAACTTGCGGGTACCGGCATTGATCCCGGAAGACTACCTGCCGGATGTCCACGCCCGCCTGATTCTCTACAAGCGCATTGCCTCGGCCACCGACGAGGACGGCCTCAAGGATTTGCAGGTGGAGATGATCGACCGTTTCGGCCTGTTGCCGGAACCGACCAAGAACCTGATCCGCATCACTGCATTGAAATTGCAGGCCGAGCAACTGGGCATCAAGAAAGTCGATGGCGGCCCGCAAGGCGGTCGCGTCGAGTTCGCCGCACAGACGCCGGTCGACCCGCTGACCCTGATCAAACTGATCCAGAGCCAGCCAAAACGCTACAAATTCGAAGGCGCCACGATGTTCAAGTTCATGGTTCCGATGGAGCGCCCGGAAGAGCGCTTTAATACTGTAGAGGCGCTGTTCGAGCGCCTCGTTCCGAAAACTGCTTGAAGGACGCCGCATGCGCCTGTTTCGCTCACTGACCCTGCTGACCCTGTTGATGCCAGCACTGGTCGCACCCACGGCATTTGCCGATGACCTGTATCAGGTCGAAATGATTCTGGTCCGTCAAAACGCCGTACCGGCGATTGTCAGCCGCGCCGCGCCGGAAGACTGGGCGGCTGGCGCCCAACCGGTCAGCACCGACAGCCTGCGCACGCCAAGCCTGAATGGCGAGGTGGAAAAACTCACCAGCAGCGCCGACTACACGGTGTTGCTGCACAAGGCCTGGCAACAGCCCCTCGGCGAAACGGCCAGCAAAGTGGCAATCAGCGACGGCAAGGAACAATATGGTCAGTTCCCGATCGAGGGCACACTGAACATGAAACTGGGACGCTTTACCGACGTCGACGCCGATTTCTGGGTCAACCAAATCGATGCCAATGGCATGGTGACCGCCAGCGAGCGCTTGAAACAGGAAAGCCACACCAAGAACGGCCAGCTGAACTTCCTCGATAACGGCCATCTCGGCCTGCTGATCAAGATCACCTCGCTGACCGCCCCCGCACCCCGAGCAGCTCCCGAAGAAATTCCGGATTGATTCCCTATGTCCGCGACCCTGAGCAAACCCCTGGCACCATCCTGGGTCAGCCGATTCAAGGAACAGAGCCTGGAGCGTGGTCGCCGTTACGCGCTGGAGAATCGTGTCAGGATCGTCGAGGCCGGCGACGCCACGATCATTGCCGCCTGCGAAGGCTCTGGCAGTAACGTTTACCGTCAGACCATTCGCCTGCGCGAGTCAGCCAAGGGCACGCTGCTGATGGTCGACGCCACCTGCTCCTGCCCGGTCCACAGCAACTGCAAACATTGCGCGGCGGTGCTTCTGCAAGTGCAGGAAACCCTCGACTACCCCGCTGCCGCCAAAGACGCCGAACTCCTGGAAAAACTCCAGGCAGTCCTGGAAAACCGCAGCCCGAAAGCCCCGCCGCAAGTGCTGGTGGACAATGTGCAGCCCGTCCCGCGCCTGTGGCTGGCGAGCATAGAGTTCAGCGCGTTCGAACCGCGCAACGGCCGAATGCAGCGTTACATCCAGCATCGCGCGGCGCTGTCTTTCAGTTACCTGGACGAGTACGTTTGCGGGCAGAAAAACACCGACATCCTGATTCGCCAGGAAACCCAGACGCTGCGGATAAAACGCCACCCGGACGTGGAACAGTCCTACCGGGAACAGTTGCGAATCCTCGGCTTCAAAGTCGCCACTCGGCAAAGCAAAGCCTTGCCGGAAAGTGCCGGCGAGCTGTTCGAGATGATCAATGACAGCGCCTGGCTGACCTTTACCCTCAATGAGCTGCCGAAGCTGCGCACCCAGGGCTGGGAATTGCAGATCGACGAGGACTTCGGGTTCGACCTGACGGCGGTAGACGACTGGTACGCCACGGTCGAACAGGCTCCGGAGCGCGACTGGTTCGACCTGGAACTGGGGATCATCGTCAACGGCGAACGCCTGAGCCTGTTGCCGATCCTGCTCAACCTGATGCGCTCCCACACCGAAATCCTCAACCCGGAACGCCTGGCCCGACGCCGCGACGACGAGCTGATCCTGGTGAATATCCCCAATCGCCCGAACTCCGAGTACGGCCCGCTGCAAGTCGCCCTGCCCTTCGGCCGTTTGAAGCCGGTGCTGGCCACCCTCGGCGAGTTCTACCTGCAGGAGCCCGGTGACACCACGCTGCGCCTGAGCAAGGCCGATGCCACGCGCCTGAACCCGCTGGAAGGCATGCCACTGCTCTGGGAGGGCGGCGAACAGATCCGCACTTTTGCCCAGCGCCTGCGTGACATCAAGGACCACACGGCCACCGCCCCGGAAGGCCTGAATGCGACGCTGCGTCCGTATCAGCTTGAAGGCTTGAGCTGGATGCAATCGCTGCGGCAGCTGGAAGTGGGTGGAATTCTCGCGGACGACATGGGCCTGGGCAAAACCCTGCAGACACTGGCCCACGTGCTGAGCGAGAAAAACGCCGGCCGCCTCGAT includes these proteins:
- a CDS encoding glyceraldehyde-3-phosphate dehydrogenase: MWKVPVTQKPDQCLGEWIDREALAEAMIPLIGQLYRNNNVVSSIYGRSLINRSVIAILKAHRFARHRQSDESELSVHETFPLIKAMSELKLGAASVDLGKLAAKFKAEGNGRTAEQFVREELADVVGQQNASARKGTDVVLYGFGRIGRLLARILIEKTGGGDGLRLRAIVVRKGAENDLVKRASLLRRDSVHGPFDGTITIDEANNTITANGNLIQVIYAKSPAEVDYTQYGIENALIVDNTGVWRDADGLGQHLTCPGAARVILTAPGKGALKNIVHGINHGEITPDDKIISAASCTTNAIVPVLKAVNDKYGIINGHVETVHSFTNDQNLIDNFHKGSRRGRAAPLNMVITETGAATAAAKALPVLKGKLTGNAIRVPTPNVSMAILNLNLEKATTREEINEYLRQMAMHSDLHKQIDYVSSQEVVSTDFVGSRHAGVVDAEATITQDNRVVLYVWYDNEFGYSCQVVRVMEDMAGVNPPAFPR
- the mfd gene encoding transcription-repair coupling factor, translating into MPVLRLPLLPAAAGKQHWGNLPGAALSLAIAEAASAAKRFTLLLTADSQSAERLEQELAFFAPDLPVLHFPDWETLPYDLFSPHQDIISQRIASLYRLPELSHGVLVVPITTALHRLAPTKFLLGSSLVLDIGQKLDVEQMRTRLEATGYRYVDTVYEHGEFTVRGSLIDLFPMGSKLPYRIDLFDDEIETLRTFDPENQRSIDKVDSVKLLPAKEFPLQKEAVTRFKARFRERFDVDFRRCPIFQDLSSGITPAGIEYYLPLFFEETSTLFDYLPQDTQVFSLPGIEQAAENFWNDVRNRYEERRVDPSRPLLPPAELFLPVEDCFARLKNWPRVVASQQDVESGGGRERFPARELPNLAIEAKATQPMAALAEFLDQFPGRVLFTAESAGRREVLLELLERLKLRPKTVDSWPDFVAGKERLAITIAPLDEGLLLDDPALALVAESPLFGQRVMQRRRREKRADANNDAVIKNLTELREGAPVVHIDHGVGRYLGLATLEIDNQAAEFLALEYAEGAKLYVPVANLHLIARYTGSDDALAPLHRLGSETWQKAKRKAAEQVRDVAAELLDIYARRAAREGYAFADPKADYATFSAGFPFEETPDQQTTIEAVREDMLAPKPMDRLVCGDVGFGKTEVAMRAAFIAVHGGRQVAILVPTTLLAQQHYNSFRDRFADWPVTVEVMSRFKSAKEVNAAVADLAEGKIDIVIGTHKLLQDDVKIKNLGLVIIDEEHRFGVRQKEQLKALRSEVDILTLTATPIPRTLNMAVSGMRDLSIIATPPARRLSVRTFVMEQNKSTVKEALLRELLRGGQVYYLHNDVKTIEKCAADLAELVPEARIGIGHGQMRERDLEQVMSDFYHKRFNVLIASTIIETGIDVPSANTIIIERADKFGLAQLHQLRGRVGRSHHQAYAYLLTPPRQQITPDAEKRLEAIANTQDLGAGFVLATNDLEIRGAGELLGDGQSGQIQAVGFTLYMEMLERAVKSIRKGEQPNLDQPLGGGPEVNLRVPALIPEDYLPDVHARLILYKRIASATDEDGLKDLQVEMIDRFGLLPEPTKNLIRITALKLQAEQLGIKKVDGGPQGGRVEFAAQTPVDPLTLIKLIQSQPKRYKFEGATMFKFMVPMERPEERFNTVEALFERLVPKTA
- a CDS encoding CsiV family protein, giving the protein MRLFRSLTLLTLLMPALVAPTAFADDLYQVEMILVRQNAVPAIVSRAAPEDWAAGAQPVSTDSLRTPSLNGEVEKLTSSADYTVLLHKAWQQPLGETASKVAISDGKEQYGQFPIEGTLNMKLGRFTDVDADFWVNQIDANGMVTASERLKQESHTKNGQLNFLDNGHLGLLIKITSLTAPAPRAAPEEIPD
- a CDS encoding DEAD/DEAH box helicase, which produces MSATLSKPLAPSWVSRFKEQSLERGRRYALENRVRIVEAGDATIIAACEGSGSNVYRQTIRLRESAKGTLLMVDATCSCPVHSNCKHCAAVLLQVQETLDYPAAAKDAELLEKLQAVLENRSPKAPPQVLVDNVQPVPRLWLASIEFSAFEPRNGRMQRYIQHRAALSFSYLDEYVCGQKNTDILIRQETQTLRIKRHPDVEQSYREQLRILGFKVATRQSKALPESAGELFEMINDSAWLTFTLNELPKLRTQGWELQIDEDFGFDLTAVDDWYATVEQAPERDWFDLELGIIVNGERLSLLPILLNLMRSHTEILNPERLARRRDDELILVNIPNRPNSEYGPLQVALPFGRLKPVLATLGEFYLQEPGDTTLRLSKADATRLNPLEGMPLLWEGGEQIRTFAQRLRDIKDHTATAPEGLNATLRPYQLEGLSWMQSLRQLEVGGILADDMGLGKTLQTLAHVLSEKNAGRLDRPCMVVMPTSLIPNWLDEAAHFTPQLKVLALYGAGRKKHFDKLADYDLILTTYALLPKDVERLAAQPLHILVLDEAQYIKNPTSKAAQAARELNARQRLCLSGTPLENHLGELWSLFHFLLPGWLGDVKSFNRDYRVPIEKRTSEVRLQHLNGRIKPFLLRRTKEQVATELPPKTEIIHWVELNEAQRDVYETMRLAMDKKVRDEITRKGVARSQIIILEALLKLRQVCCDLRLVNEATLPSRGSTSGKLDSLMEMLEELFEEGRRILLFSQFTSMLSLIEDELNKRGVAYALLTGQTRDRRTPVKEFQSGKRQIFLISLKAGGVGLNLTEADTVIHYDPWWNPATENQATDRAYRIGQEKPVFVYKLIARGTVEEKIQHLQKEKSDLAAGVLDGRKAGDWKLQNDDIEALFAPLPENLEKR